From the genome of Capsicum annuum cultivar UCD-10X-F1 chromosome 4, UCD10Xv1.1, whole genome shotgun sequence:
TAAAGCCCTTTGAGTATTGGGAGACCATTGCATAAACCTTTGGGAAGATATCCTGCTAAGCTATTGCGTGTAAATGCAATGACTTCGATTCTTGAGATATTGAAAATTGTGAATGGTATAGAACCCGTAAGTTGATTATCTTGTATGCCCAACAACTTCATGTTGTGAAGATTGCCTATCCCTTCTGTAATATTCCCTTGAAGTGAATTAAAAGATATATCTAAAGTCTCCAACCTCGAGGCATTTGAGAGTGACAGAGGAATAGAACCTATGAGGTTGTTACCTCGCAACCTTAATTCTCTAAGGTTTATAAGACCTCAAATCACTTTTGGTATTTGTCCCTCAATGCAATTGGAATTCAGATTCAAAGTCTCAAGTGTGGACATATTAGAAAATGAAGAAGGGACGGAACCAGTGAAACTATTATTTCTAATATTAGTAACTTGAAGTTGATGTAAAAACCCAAACCAAGAAGGAACCTCCCCTCTGAAGTTGTTGAAACTTAAATCAAGAAACATAAGACGACGCAAGCGTGTCACTTCTTGAGGCAAATTTCCATGGAAGTTATCGTTTCCCaagtcaagagaaacaagaaatgtGAGGTTTCCAAAATCACGGCGAGAACCACAAGCGACTCGCACCCAATGGCAAACAGAAATAGCCGGAGAccaactttcatccaagaagtgAAAGGGGTCGGAAATGATTTGagattttaaagaaagaagaGCTAATTGATCAGTGGTATTGTTTGTTTGGTTCATGGCTGAACTAACCATTACATAGTGAAGTAACAAGAGTGTTAAGAGAAAAGAGGTTAAAGCTTTCTCCATAATTGCATAAATTGGTAGGAATATGGATATGGAGTGTAACGATGTGGTGTTAAGACTTTAAATAGCAAAGAGATCTCTTGCTCtttcttttaaaatatcattTCATTCAAAGCTTCCTTTCTTTATGTCATCACAAGAGCAATAAAGAAATAATATGTGAAATAACACAGAATGAATGAATTCGGTAAATATTTaacaaacaaaattttaaatatttgacaAATGTTAAAAGTAGCTTTAAGGAATAATGCgctgatttatttttttgtttttctccaaCTATTTTTATATAGAACTTCTACTCAAATTGGGATTTCTATTTTTGGTAGGAAACTGAttagttgtttttgttatttttggtaGAAAATACGTTGTTTTTTTACGGGAAGTTTAACCTATTTTTGGTTGTAATATCGACTATTTAAGAGGGAGTTGATGATCAATAAAATATGCAGCTTTATcagtaaagaaaaataaacttcTCTGCGTCTCTTCTCTTCTAACTCATCTCTTTTTTCAGCCGCTAAGTTCAGCTAAGAAAACTTTCTTGTTTCCATAAAATACTTACAATAGACTGAATCAGTCAGTGTTACAAGAAGctgcatttttcttcttcaaccaaAAATAGTAGAGGCATTTTTTTTAGATGAACAAAAAAAATGCActctttcttttatcttcttctatgcCATGTGGGCAGAGCTAGAATTATTCTTACGATTTCACGTCTAAAAACGTATTCCTACATACCGTAACACATCTCCATTGAATTCTAATTATTTTAAGGGCTTCAAGGCTTGATTATTGAGCTGAAGATAGTCTAAGAAAACCAATGAAAATGGACAagttttcggggtgttacatcaaTAACACAGAATGAATGAA
Proteins encoded in this window:
- the LOC124897844 gene encoding leucine-rich repeat protein 1-like — translated: MVSSAMNQTNNTTDQLALLSLKSQIISDPFHFLDESWSPAISVCHWVRVACGSRRDFGNLTFLVSLDLGNDNFHGNLPQEVTRLRRLMFLDLSFNNFRGEVPSWFGFLHQLQVTNIRNNSFTGSVPSSFSNMSTLETLNLNSNCIEGQIPKVI